One Novosphingobium sp. 9U DNA window includes the following coding sequences:
- a CDS encoding TQO small subunit DoxD — MIPRAVEERWNRYWFPNAPLADLAILRIIAVGTQLVLMLLDERYGLKSLVEISKLPAFMYEPMLFLKLLTTAMGGYKFILHDMQIMWFVTVAAGLFSLIGLWTRVMLLVFAAGVSVMQLWVMSHGDAHHPEAAMMLALCTLALAPSGATFSVDWWIRRRRDSRPARSQLLEMSREAKWPLLLLQWIFALMYLSAAYAKIVYGHGHWANGYTLQFYLARDGLRWDSLLGVWLSHYHWLSFFSQWAILIFQSTFVVSMFVPKLKYIYVPIGMAMHIGIYLMLEAPFFQWSALYLVFVPWTSIILEARRAIRGGAEPQFVLEGRRV, encoded by the coding sequence ATGATCCCTCGCGCGGTTGAGGAACGGTGGAACAGATACTGGTTCCCGAACGCTCCTTTGGCGGACCTAGCGATCCTGCGCATCATCGCGGTCGGAACTCAGCTTGTCCTGATGCTGCTGGACGAACGCTACGGGCTAAAAAGCCTCGTCGAGATCAGCAAGCTGCCGGCCTTCATGTATGAGCCGATGCTGTTCCTCAAGCTGTTAACCACCGCGATGGGTGGCTACAAGTTTATCTTACATGACATGCAGATCATGTGGTTTGTCACGGTCGCAGCTGGGCTGTTCTCCCTTATCGGTTTATGGACTCGGGTAATGCTCCTAGTCTTCGCCGCCGGCGTTTCGGTAATGCAACTCTGGGTGATGTCTCACGGCGACGCTCATCATCCCGAAGCGGCGATGATGTTGGCTCTGTGCACGCTAGCACTCGCGCCGTCTGGCGCAACTTTCTCAGTCGACTGGTGGATCAGGCGGCGCCGCGATAGCCGCCCCGCGCGGTCGCAATTGCTAGAGATGAGCCGCGAGGCCAAGTGGCCGCTGCTGCTGCTGCAGTGGATCTTCGCGCTGATGTACCTTTCCGCCGCCTACGCGAAGATCGTGTACGGCCACGGGCATTGGGCTAACGGCTATACGCTGCAATTCTATCTTGCCCGTGACGGCCTACGCTGGGACTCGCTCCTGGGTGTCTGGCTGAGTCACTATCATTGGCTGTCATTTTTTTCTCAATGGGCTATCCTAATATTCCAGAGCACCTTCGTGGTGTCGATGTTTGTACCAAAGCTAAAGTACATCTACGTGCCGATCGGCATGGCGATGCACATTGGCATCTACCTCATGCTGGAGGCGCCGTTTTTCCAATGGTCGGCGCTATACCTGGTTTTCGTTCCCTGGACGTCGATCATTCTGGAAGCTCGCCGAGCCATACGCGGCGGCGCTGAACCACAGTTCGTCCTGGAAGGACGTCGGGTATGA
- a CDS encoding DCC1-like thiol-disulfide oxidoreductase family protein: protein MTDHDLATRQPQPTRPDPNDQTYVLYDGECPFCSAYVRFMKLKQSVGPVRLLDARDGGNEVEDVVKRGFDLNEGMIFHYSGVYYHGADALTMLALLSGNSSVFNRVNATLFRSPRVAQIAYPFLRAGRNTVLKLLGKKQLDR, encoded by the coding sequence ATGACGGATCATGACCTCGCCACTCGCCAACCGCAACCTACGCGGCCTGATCCGAACGACCAGACCTACGTCCTTTATGACGGCGAATGCCCTTTCTGCTCGGCCTATGTTCGCTTTATGAAGCTAAAGCAGAGCGTCGGACCTGTACGCCTTCTGGACGCACGGGACGGCGGCAATGAAGTGGAAGATGTGGTGAAAAGGGGATTTGACCTTAATGAAGGGATGATCTTCCACTATAGCGGCGTCTATTATCACGGCGCAGACGCTCTCACCATGCTGGCTTTGCTTAGCGGCAACAGTAGCGTTTTCAACCGCGTGAACGCCACATTATTCCGGTCACCGCGTGTGGCGCAGATCGCCTATCCGTTCCTTCGTGCCGGCCGCAATACGGTGCTGAAGCTGCTTGGAAAGAAGCAACTGGATCGATAG
- a CDS encoding heme peroxidase family protein, whose amino-acid sequence MARSHFQGGHRGLAAAADGKFGRFGRMFEHLEGPEFEPTALAALAETMIKADDGKFFNEADSDENIFLPAGYTYFGQFVDHDLTLDSTSIGEQESDPDAIDNFRTAALDLDCVYGNGPGGDLVIYDSNFKFRLSTHRIAATPAPTSGHVRTQFDHRRDSSEIAMIGDPRNDENVIVAQLHQAMTQLHNKVLDTPALMGEIPADHHHRSERFRRAARVTRWHYQWLIVNDYLKRICMPEIYHDIVNPGGTPRIRYYPKAAEVATYPYLPIEFSAAAYRFGHSMVRPSYALNAQTGVQQGPPPFTRKPIFHDGAGSKGDLRGFRIMPKGWGIDWGYFFELPGEAPAEQLGSGTLQPAYRIDTLLVDPLRLLVNPDLLARPAIERNLAYLNLLRGSRLRLPTAEQVALEMNVGSFPAARFPLLSPEQIWSAGSRNSAPFNEQSDDEGINIARDLRRPLAGQFAGNTPLWYYILREAEWYGTRDVGDAPGLPSHQRGVNDMLGGHHLGPIGSTIILETFLGLLLADPGSYIHQAGWRPMVPITDDPANFELKHLISWALT is encoded by the coding sequence ATGGCGCGTTCGCATTTTCAGGGTGGTCACCGCGGCCTTGCGGCCGCCGCAGATGGCAAGTTTGGGCGCTTCGGCAGGATGTTCGAGCATCTGGAAGGCCCCGAATTCGAACCTACCGCCCTCGCTGCTTTGGCCGAGACTATGATCAAAGCTGACGACGGCAAGTTCTTCAACGAGGCAGACAGCGACGAGAACATCTTCCTTCCGGCGGGATACACCTATTTCGGCCAATTCGTTGATCACGATCTGACGCTTGACAGCACGAGTATTGGAGAACAGGAAAGCGATCCCGACGCAATTGATAATTTCCGCACTGCGGCTCTCGATCTCGACTGCGTCTACGGGAACGGCCCTGGCGGCGACCTCGTCATTTATGACAGCAATTTCAAGTTTCGTCTGTCAACCCACCGCATCGCGGCGACCCCGGCGCCCACATCGGGACACGTGCGCACCCAATTCGATCATCGCCGCGACTCGAGCGAGATCGCGATGATTGGCGATCCGCGCAACGACGAGAACGTTATTGTCGCGCAGCTGCATCAAGCGATGACGCAACTGCACAACAAAGTTTTGGACACGCCCGCGCTGATGGGCGAAATTCCGGCCGACCACCACCACCGCAGCGAGCGCTTCCGCCGAGCTGCACGCGTGACCCGCTGGCATTATCAGTGGCTGATAGTGAACGATTATCTCAAGCGGATCTGCATGCCGGAAATCTATCACGACATAGTCAACCCGGGAGGAACGCCACGCATTCGCTACTATCCGAAGGCTGCGGAGGTCGCGACGTACCCCTATCTGCCGATCGAGTTCTCGGCTGCGGCGTACAGGTTCGGACACTCGATGGTCCGGCCGTCCTATGCTCTGAACGCGCAAACGGGCGTCCAACAAGGCCCACCACCGTTCACCCGCAAACCCATTTTCCACGATGGGGCAGGCTCGAAGGGGGACCTCCGTGGCTTCCGAATTATGCCCAAAGGTTGGGGCATAGACTGGGGCTATTTCTTCGAGCTTCCGGGCGAAGCACCGGCAGAACAGCTCGGGTCGGGGACGCTGCAGCCGGCCTACCGGATCGACACCCTTCTTGTCGATCCGCTCCGCCTTCTCGTCAATCCGGACCTGCTCGCAAGACCGGCCATCGAACGCAACCTCGCTTACCTCAACCTGCTTCGCGGGTCGCGGCTGCGGTTGCCAACCGCGGAACAGGTCGCTTTGGAGATGAACGTGGGTTCTTTCCCCGCAGCCAGATTCCCCCTGCTTAGCCCAGAGCAGATCTGGTCGGCGGGATCGCGCAACTCAGCGCCCTTCAACGAACAGAGCGACGACGAAGGTATCAACATAGCGCGCGATCTGCGACGTCCTTTAGCTGGACAATTCGCCGGGAATACGCCGCTCTGGTATTACATATTGCGAGAAGCCGAATGGTATGGAACCCGGGACGTGGGCGATGCGCCTGGCCTGCCCAGCCACCAGCGGGGCGTAAACGACATGCTTGGAGGACATCATTTAGGGCCAATTGGCAGCACCATCATCCTTGAGACGTTCCTGGGCCTCCTGCTTGCCGATCCCGGCTCGTACATCCATCAGGCTGGCTGGAGGCCGATGGTCCCGATCACGGACGATCCAGCGAATTTCGAGCTTAAGCATCTCATTTCATGGGCATTGACCTGA
- a CDS encoding cell wall hydrolase has translation MWSALLAGLLLPVGLAGLALSASWQSAPITASKTSNIAAKRAASLRSIPQVEPVILKNVKPPDARALNASIPFSTASNPPARPFNFHGTLENRARALDCLAAAVLYEAGDNSTGQRAVAQVVLNRVRHPAFPKSVCGVVFQGSERQTGCQFTFTCDGALNRAYAEPLWRRARVVADAALSGTVYNPVGQATHYHTDWVVPYWSSSLEKIVAVDTHIFFRWAGWWGTPPAFRFSPTGIEPHISKLAARFPEHDTSSLLAPINETSGEGGALAGEAASATLKPSVDDPNVFISVLAKKDSEKFPTIARRACGTRAYCKFRGWTDPRMVPHDSSSELRPEQLDAVSFSFLRDPAISFERTLWNCAQFKHPAENCMWNASAGLRPLKTARQLSKHQ, from the coding sequence ATGTGGTCGGCGCTTTTAGCTGGCCTTCTTCTGCCGGTCGGTCTGGCGGGTCTCGCTCTCAGTGCTAGCTGGCAATCGGCGCCGATTACAGCATCAAAGACAAGCAACATTGCGGCCAAACGCGCGGCTAGTCTTAGATCTATCCCCCAAGTTGAGCCAGTCATTTTGAAGAATGTTAAGCCGCCTGACGCGCGAGCCCTGAACGCATCGATCCCGTTTAGCACGGCCTCTAATCCTCCGGCACGGCCGTTCAATTTTCATGGGACTCTCGAGAACAGGGCACGAGCACTCGATTGTTTAGCTGCTGCAGTTCTTTATGAGGCCGGGGACAATTCAACTGGGCAACGCGCAGTTGCACAGGTAGTGCTGAATCGAGTCCGACACCCAGCCTTTCCTAAGAGCGTCTGCGGGGTAGTCTTTCAAGGATCCGAACGTCAAACTGGATGCCAATTCACGTTCACCTGCGACGGGGCACTCAATCGCGCGTACGCGGAGCCGCTCTGGCGACGAGCACGCGTTGTAGCTGACGCAGCTTTGTCAGGCACCGTATACAACCCGGTGGGACAGGCAACCCACTATCATACAGACTGGGTGGTACCTTACTGGAGCTCCAGCTTGGAAAAGATCGTTGCCGTCGACACACACATCTTTTTTCGATGGGCGGGTTGGTGGGGGACGCCGCCCGCTTTTCGTTTTTCGCCAACTGGAATCGAACCGCACATCAGCAAACTCGCAGCACGTTTCCCTGAGCATGATACTTCAAGCCTACTTGCACCTATAAACGAGACTAGCGGCGAAGGTGGGGCACTCGCGGGTGAAGCCGCAAGTGCGACATTGAAACCCAGCGTTGATGATCCAAACGTGTTTATCTCTGTACTCGCCAAGAAGGACTCCGAGAAATTTCCTACCATTGCCAGGCGTGCTTGTGGCACCAGAGCTTACTGCAAGTTTAGGGGATGGACCGATCCAAGAATGGTGCCTCATGACAGCTCTTCAGAACTTCGACCAGAGCAACTCGATGCGGTATCATTTAGCTTCTTGAGGGATCCAGCTATAAGCTTCGAACGAACACTTTGGAATTGTGCCCAGTTCAAACATCCTGCTGAAAATTGTATGTGGAACGCCTCTGCTGGACTGCGCCCTCTGAAAACGGCTCGTCAATTATCCAAACATCAATAG
- a CDS encoding transposase has translation MIPLYPAARGEPAWPPFAMFRALLLSIWYDLSDVKLAEALADRAFFRRFSGFAANETTPERTAFVRFRKLLVAHNFERGLFEVVTAQLRAKAVMVKTGPLINATIIVSASEDDRRVKHKGKRAVHGFKAHVGTDADTALIEEVSVTSANINDGKARPGALPDNPGEVFANNAYRGAHFCNAVLAKGGVPRIVATGNVGTRRAGNAA, from the coding sequence TTGATCCCGCTTTACCCGGCCGCCAGAGGTGAGCCGGCCTGGCCACCTTTCGCCATGTTCAGGGCGCTGCTGCTATCGATCTGGTACGATCTGTCGGACGTGAAGCTGGCTGAAGCGCTGGCCGACCGGGCCTTTTTCCGCCGCTTTTCCGGGTTCGCCGCGAACGAGACGACACCCGAGCGAACCGCTTTCGTTAGGTTTCGCAAGCTGCTCGTTGCTCACAACTTCGAACGTGGCTTGTTTGAAGTCGTGACGGCGCAGCTCAGGGCGAAGGCGGTGATGGTCAAGACCGGACCTTTGATCAATGCCACCATCATCGTGTCGGCCAGCGAGGACGACCGCCGGGTGAAGCACAAGGGAAAGCGGGCCGTGCACGGCTTCAAGGCCCACGTTGGCACCGATGCCGACACAGCGCTAATCGAGGAAGTCTCGGTCACCTCGGCCAACATCAACGATGGCAAGGCGCGCCCTGGAGCCTTGCCCGATAATCCCGGCGAGGTATTTGCCAACAATGCCTACCGCGGTGCTCACTTTTGCAATGCAGTCCTGGCAAAAGGCGGCGTCCCCCGGATCGTCGCGACCGGAAATGTGGGGACGCGACGAGCAGGAAACGCTGCGTAA
- a CDS encoding NAD-dependent epimerase/dehydratase family protein, with protein MSTQFSAVLVTGAAGFIGAALADQLMARGQTVIGIDNLNDYYPVQLKRDRLAQLDARFGNKFTFLELDFADDAALGRALAGREFDAIVHLGAQAGVRYSLENPHAYVRSNLAGHVNMLELGRARQTPHLVYASSSSVYGGNEKLPFAVEDRTDHPVSLYAATKRADELMSETYAHLFRLPQTGLRFFTVYGPWGRPDMALWMFTEKVLAGKTIPVFNNGQMQRDFTYIDDIVAGVIACLDRPPADNGAVKPGGSTKPHAVYNIGNNRSEKLMRMIEVLEEACGRKAELQMLPMQPGDVPATYADISAIARDTGYTPTTPIDVGVPRFVEWYRAYTGT; from the coding sequence ATGTCGACGCAATTTTCCGCAGTTCTGGTCACCGGAGCCGCAGGCTTCATCGGTGCGGCGCTCGCGGACCAGCTGATGGCGCGCGGGCAGACCGTGATCGGCATCGACAATCTCAACGACTACTACCCCGTCCAGCTCAAGCGCGACCGCTTGGCGCAACTCGACGCGCGTTTCGGTAACAAGTTCACCTTCCTTGAACTCGATTTTGCCGACGACGCGGCGCTGGGCCGGGCGCTCGCCGGGCGCGAGTTCGACGCTATCGTTCACCTAGGTGCCCAGGCCGGGGTGCGGTACTCGCTAGAAAACCCGCATGCTTATGTGCGCTCGAACCTTGCGGGCCACGTCAACATGCTCGAACTCGGGCGCGCGCGACAGACACCGCACCTAGTCTATGCCAGCTCCAGTTCCGTCTACGGCGGCAACGAGAAGCTGCCCTTCGCAGTCGAGGACCGCACCGATCACCCCGTCTCGCTCTACGCCGCCACCAAGCGTGCGGACGAACTGATGAGCGAGACTTACGCCCACTTGTTCCGCCTGCCGCAAACGGGCTTGCGCTTCTTCACCGTTTACGGGCCCTGGGGCCGGCCAGACATGGCGCTCTGGATGTTCACCGAGAAGGTGCTCGCCGGCAAGACGATCCCGGTGTTCAACAACGGCCAGATGCAGCGTGATTTCACCTACATCGACGATATCGTTGCCGGCGTGATCGCCTGCCTTGACCGGCCGCCGGCAGACAATGGCGCGGTTAAACCAGGTGGCAGTACCAAGCCGCATGCCGTCTACAACATCGGCAACAATCGCTCCGAGAAGCTGATGCGAATGATCGAGGTGCTGGAAGAGGCCTGCGGGCGCAAGGCCGAGCTGCAGATGCTTCCCATGCAGCCCGGGGACGTGCCCGCGACTTACGCCGACATCAGCGCCATCGCCCGTGACACTGGATACACGCCGACCACCCCAATTGACGTCGGAGTGCCGCGGTTCGTTGAGTGGTACAGGGCATATACGGGGACTTGA
- a CDS encoding transposase, translating into MIAPLAVEAVRRIVIFAVERTVMGQSALQRQVAREQHAGPVLADLRSWMAEQRSSLSRSSDVAKAIDYMLKDPRSPPSLRMDASAWLPSTRRSPVKHSTTPRVHG; encoded by the coding sequence GTGATCGCGCCGCTTGCTGTCGAGGCCGTGCGCCGCATCGTTATCTTTGCGGTCGAGCGCACCGTCATGGGCCAGAGCGCCCTCCAGCGGCAGGTTGCCCGCGAGCAGCACGCGGGTCCTGTGCTCGCCGATCTGCGGTCCTGGATGGCCGAGCAGCGTTCGAGCCTTTCACGCTCGTCCGATGTCGCCAAGGCCATCGACTACATGCTCAAGGACCCGCGTTCACCGCCTTCCTTGAGGATGGACGCATCTGCCTGGCTGCCCTCGACAAGGAGATCGCCGGTGAAGCACTCGACGACGCCTCGGGTGCACGGCTGA
- a CDS encoding transposase yields MGEDRAHHSYRGPAHIQRARESRGAGAHLQSYRGILQADAYAGYNGLFRQDRQPEPLKRALCWGHARRHFFELADAASQLKKRRKGSR; encoded by the coding sequence ATTGGAGAGGATCGAGCTCATCACTCGTACCGAGGGCCGGCGCACATACAGCGAGCCCGAGAAAGCCGCGGTGCTGGCGCTCACCTGCAGAGCTATCGTGGTATCCTCCAGGCAGATGCCTATGCGGGCTACAATGGACTGTTCCGGCAGGATCGTCAGCCCGAGCCATTGAAGCGGGCCTTGTGCTGGGGGCATGCGCGACGCCACTTCTTCGAGTTGGCTGATGCCGCATCTCAGCTTAAGAAGCGCCGCAAGGGCTCCCGGTGA
- a CDS encoding RES family NAD+ phosphorylase: protein MKRAPTAAFAGATLDIAIIPAGMSYRRIWLSSFPDPLGFGKGRSRFSDPRRRVDAGRFGVLYIGSSLKVCFLEAILRDDRDNVVGMFPMAGKLLTGRVVGAIAPTRDLKLLDLRRDGPVKMGIPSDVVRGAKQSLARVWSVAFHDHPAAIDGIIYPSRLNGEHNLAIYDRAVPALACTGIAPLTRARGLAQVLRDFEVAIV from the coding sequence ATGAAGCGTGCGCCGACGGCCGCCTTTGCAGGTGCCACCCTCGACATCGCGATCATCCCGGCGGGTATGTCCTATCGGCGCATCTGGCTGTCGAGCTTCCCCGACCCCCTCGGCTTTGGGAAGGGCAGGAGCCGGTTCAGCGATCCTCGGCGCCGCGTTGACGCGGGTCGTTTCGGCGTTCTCTATATCGGCTCGTCGCTGAAGGTTTGCTTCCTCGAAGCGATCCTGCGCGACGACCGCGACAATGTCGTCGGCATGTTCCCGATGGCTGGCAAGCTGCTCACCGGGCGAGTGGTCGGCGCGATCGCGCCGACACGCGACTTAAAGCTGCTCGATCTGCGCCGCGACGGCCCAGTTAAGATGGGGATCCCCAGCGACGTTGTTCGCGGTGCGAAGCAGTCGCTCGCCCGGGTATGGTCAGTCGCCTTCCACGACCATCCGGCAGCAATCGACGGGATCATCTATCCGTCACGCCTCAACGGTGAGCACAATCTTGCCATCTACGATCGCGCCGTGCCGGCGCTTGCCTGCACTGGCATCGCTCCGCTCACGCGGGCGAGGGGATTGGCGCAGGTGCTGCGCGACTTTGAAGTCGCCATCGTCTGA
- a CDS encoding XRE family transcriptional regulator — MSDVATKSRRTERRRAKHFTMRNAHTGQFLTVKQAKHAPLPKEIGRSLAMPTNSVAIVLDALRAAAFESRNAGTALQFVVEVEPNGEPRIVQAFGDPLQTPSPTAGALEMGADEAAELDVALDEARERGRHAVAEILAGADMLSADAFAAHLKMTRETVNSRRKTHQVLALQGATRGYRYPVWQVGEDGRPFSVLPTLFNILDGDPWEVYRLLAQRHAEFEGLTGWEALGRRQDEAVVETARGIAQGTFA; from the coding sequence ATGAGCGACGTTGCCACGAAGAGCCGCCGGACGGAACGGCGCCGGGCCAAGCACTTCACGATGCGTAATGCCCACACCGGTCAGTTTCTCACCGTCAAGCAGGCGAAGCATGCGCCGCTCCCGAAGGAGATCGGACGCTCGCTGGCGATGCCGACCAACTCGGTCGCCATTGTGCTCGATGCGCTGCGCGCTGCGGCGTTCGAGAGCCGCAATGCCGGCACGGCGCTGCAATTCGTGGTCGAGGTCGAACCCAACGGCGAACCGCGGATCGTGCAGGCGTTTGGCGACCCGCTGCAGACGCCGTCGCCGACGGCCGGTGCCCTCGAGATGGGCGCGGACGAGGCCGCTGAGCTCGACGTGGCGCTCGACGAGGCGCGCGAGCGTGGTCGCCATGCCGTCGCCGAGATCCTCGCCGGTGCCGACATGCTGAGCGCCGATGCCTTCGCGGCCCACCTCAAGATGACGCGCGAGACGGTCAACAGCCGTCGCAAGACGCACCAGGTACTCGCGCTCCAGGGCGCGACCCGAGGCTATCGCTATCCAGTCTGGCAGGTGGGGGAGGACGGGCGACCCTTCAGTGTTCTGCCCACGTTGTTCAACATTCTCGATGGCGATCCGTGGGAGGTTTACCGCCTGCTCGCGCAACGACACGCCGAATTCGAGGGTCTGACCGGTTGGGAGGCGCTCGGCCGGCGGCAGGACGAGGCGGTCGTTGAGACCGCCCGCGGCATCGCACAGGGCACGTTTGCCTGA
- a CDS encoding HNH endonuclease, with product MNDPVRPAHLDLEGCAIAAIVQASLGGYEVVLGTSGRCRFCGTADPQAFRNVAHTVPEAFGNKWVTSLDECDACNSRVGSFDDVLAKSLARYVGEQRRSLWYGQGRGRHPSLRTMAHRRSSRSNLAVP from the coding sequence ATGAACGATCCCGTCCGCCCTGCCCATCTAGATCTCGAGGGCTGTGCGATAGCCGCGATAGTTCAAGCCAGCCTGGGCGGGTATGAGGTCGTGCTCGGCACGTCCGGTCGCTGCCGCTTCTGCGGCACCGCCGATCCGCAAGCCTTCCGCAACGTCGCACACACCGTGCCGGAAGCGTTCGGCAACAAGTGGGTGACCTCGCTCGACGAATGCGACGCCTGTAACTCACGCGTCGGTAGTTTTGACGATGTGCTGGCCAAGAGCCTCGCCCGCTATGTCGGCGAACAGCGACGGTCGCTTTGGTATGGCCAAGGACGCGGCAGGCACCCGTCGCTACGAACCATGGCGCACCGTCGATCATCACGCTCGAATCTGGCGGTCCCCTAA
- a CDS encoding sigma 54-interacting transcriptional regulator, with translation MAERLGPIAAVLRSPCNHRTPGRLPNATLPDLAFREGPSAIARDGKLTSLTFVDPNSESALAMTLAAMADPGGPIAADPESLSVFALADRLAVSDIPVLINGPTGTGKEVLSRFIHARSKRAAGPFIAVNCAAMPEHMLEAMLFGHQKGAFTGATGASEGFMRAADGGTLLLDEIAELPLSLQAKLLRALQEQEVVPIGATKPIPVDIRVIACANRDLPTEVAEGRFRADLYYRLNVFPLSLRPLRERADDIAPLAFGMALRHAPNPARVPCFNKAALAMLKIHAWPGNVRELENVVRRALLLAGESGTITPDDIVFDSPARLVNVPPSSTTPAEMIEAEPAARKLSSVVQLSEARAIIDTLEACGGNRLQAARELGISERTLRYRLASFRDAGIEISRAPAGGRR, from the coding sequence ATGGCAGAACGGCTCGGCCCTATAGCAGCTGTTCTGAGGAGCCCATGCAATCATCGCACCCCAGGGCGCCTGCCGAATGCAACGCTACCTGATCTCGCCTTTCGTGAAGGGCCTTCCGCGATCGCGCGTGATGGAAAACTTACCAGTCTCACCTTTGTCGACCCGAACAGCGAATCGGCGCTGGCGATGACACTAGCTGCCATGGCCGATCCAGGCGGGCCGATCGCTGCAGATCCCGAAAGCCTCTCGGTCTTCGCCCTCGCCGATCGTCTGGCCGTCAGTGACATCCCCGTCTTGATTAACGGCCCGACCGGAACCGGCAAGGAAGTGCTCAGCCGCTTCATCCACGCGCGCTCAAAGCGTGCTGCCGGGCCTTTCATCGCCGTTAACTGTGCCGCTATGCCCGAACACATGCTCGAGGCCATGCTGTTCGGCCACCAGAAGGGCGCTTTCACCGGTGCGACCGGCGCCAGCGAAGGCTTCATGCGTGCGGCCGACGGCGGTACCTTGCTGCTGGACGAGATCGCCGAGCTGCCGCTCTCGCTCCAGGCCAAGCTGCTGCGCGCGCTGCAGGAGCAGGAAGTGGTGCCGATCGGCGCGACCAAGCCGATCCCGGTCGATATCCGCGTGATCGCCTGCGCCAACCGCGACCTGCCGACCGAAGTCGCCGAGGGCCGGTTCCGCGCCGACCTTTATTATCGCCTCAACGTGTTCCCGCTGTCGCTGCGCCCGCTGCGTGAGCGCGCGGACGACATCGCCCCGCTCGCCTTCGGCATGGCGTTGCGCCATGCGCCCAACCCGGCGCGGGTGCCCTGCTTCAACAAAGCCGCGCTCGCCATGCTCAAGATCCACGCCTGGCCGGGTAACGTGCGCGAGCTGGAGAACGTGGTACGGCGCGCACTCCTGCTCGCCGGCGAATCGGGCACCATCACCCCCGACGATATCGTGTTCGACAGCCCGGCTCGCCTGGTGAACGTGCCGCCCTCGTCTACAACGCCTGCCGAGATGATCGAAGCCGAGCCCGCCGCCCGCAAGCTGTCGAGCGTCGTGCAGCTCTCCGAAGCGCGCGCGATCATCGACACGCTGGAAGCCTGCGGCGGTAACCGCCTCCAGGCCGCTCGCGAACTCGGCATCTCCGAGCGCACCCTTCGCTATCGCCTGGCATCGTTCCGTGACGCCGGCATCGAGATCAGCCGCGCCCCGGCGGGTGGCCGTCGATGA
- the fliE gene encoding flagellar hook-basal body complex protein FliE: protein MSAISGIGGAAPGVQQIMALRQQIMDRNQVLQQLHAPQGAGQVANTQAAPAQNFADAFKTAVDGVNATQLKAEGISEAYQRGEVTDVAKVMLARQEAGVAFEATLQVRNKLLSAYQDIMRMGV from the coding sequence ATGAGCGCGATCTCCGGCATCGGCGGCGCCGCGCCCGGCGTCCAGCAGATCATGGCGCTGCGCCAGCAGATCATGGACCGCAACCAGGTACTGCAGCAGCTTCACGCCCCACAGGGCGCTGGTCAAGTCGCCAACACGCAAGCAGCTCCGGCTCAGAACTTCGCCGACGCGTTTAAGACGGCGGTTGATGGCGTCAACGCCACGCAGCTGAAGGCGGAAGGCATCTCCGAAGCCTACCAGCGCGGCGAGGTGACCGACGTCGCCAAAGTCATGCTGGCCCGCCAGGAAGCCGGCGTTGCCTTCGAAGCGACTCTGCAGGTCCGCAACAAGCTGCTCAGCGCCTACCAAGACATCATGCGGATGGGAGTGTGA
- a CDS encoding DUF1153 domain-containing protein, with protein MANIDHKTIREVVGPAGERLTLERLPDHGTTRWVARRKAEVVAAVEGGLLSASEACRRYELSLEELVSWQRAVERDGLSGLRATKLQQNRLKHERLNRRELA; from the coding sequence TTGGCAAACATCGACCACAAGACGATCCGCGAAGTAGTTGGACCTGCTGGAGAAAGACTGACCCTAGAACGACTACCGGATCACGGCACCACTCGTTGGGTGGCCCGGCGCAAGGCTGAAGTGGTTGCGGCAGTCGAAGGTGGGCTGCTGAGCGCTAGCGAAGCCTGCCGACGGTATGAATTGTCCCTCGAGGAACTTGTGTCCTGGCAGCGCGCGGTCGAGCGAGACGGCCTTTCCGGCCTTCGCGCGACAAAGCTGCAGCAGAACCGACTAAAGCATGAGCGCCTGAACCGACGCGAGCTAGCATAG
- a CDS encoding PilZ domain-containing protein, which produces MIKTTPQIGSYEYATQEDRSADRVRVAIPGYIRPVGGKRLATTTRDISCSGFAAIAIARVAPGTKCWLTLPGLPAFEADVIWWEGGVVGCAFTQLLSADGCAALVDRWQ; this is translated from the coding sequence GTGATTAAGACAACGCCGCAGATCGGCAGCTATGAGTACGCCACGCAAGAGGATCGGTCCGCGGATCGCGTGCGGGTGGCTATACCTGGGTACATCCGTCCTGTTGGAGGCAAGCGCCTGGCAACAACCACGCGTGACATCTCGTGCTCCGGCTTCGCTGCGATAGCAATTGCCCGCGTGGCCCCCGGAACCAAATGCTGGCTCACCCTGCCCGGCTTGCCCGCGTTCGAAGCCGACGTGATCTGGTGGGAAGGCGGTGTTGTGGGCTGTGCCTTCACTCAGTTGCTCTCCGCTGACGGCTGCGCTGCGCTCGTTGATCGCTGGCAGTGA